A region from the Muribaculum gordoncarteri genome encodes:
- a CDS encoding DUF4492 domain-containing protein, translating into MQQPIEKVNPVVRVWRFYRDGFRAMTVGRYLWALILIKLFILFFVFKLFFFPDLLKRDYDNDRDRAQAVRTALTDERR; encoded by the coding sequence ATGCAGCAACCGATCGAAAAAGTCAATCCCGTAGTGAGAGTGTGGCGTTTTTATCGCGACGGCTTCCGCGCCATGACGGTGGGCCGCTATCTGTGGGCGTTGATATTGATAAAGCTGTTTATCCTCTTCTTTGTGTTTAAGCTCTTCTTTTTTCCCGATCTGCTTAAGCGTGACTACGACAACGACCGTGACCGCGCCCAGGCCGTGAGGACGGCGCTTACCGATGAGAGGCGATAG
- a CDS encoding OmpA family protein: MNRINRIIASALLLVTGMSAMADDVADNRGRMLSPERIEFAPYWSLRLQAGVAETLGETSFSDMLSPAAALSAGYHFAPAWSVRLGVSGWQAKGAWVSPRRVYKYDFIQGNADIVMSLSNIIGGFRPDRRVDFYAFLGVGVINAFNNDEAANGLEYADQLKYLWTGHKWFVAGRAGVGVDINLSRYVAFNVEVNANMMSDHFNSKRGGSVDWQFNALAGFTFKFGKGTRKVPAVYEELPPAPVAAAPVKEEPKVTPKPVEQPKPEVKVEKITENIFFLINSSKIRASQESKVAAVVDYMKRNPGATVVVTGYADKATGTSRYNKTLSERRAKAVSDALLNAGISADRISMSGKGDSEQPFVQNDDNRVVIMIAE, translated from the coding sequence TTGAATAGAATAAACCGAATAATAGCTTCAGCGTTGTTGCTTGTCACCGGAATGAGCGCAATGGCCGATGATGTTGCAGACAACAGAGGTCGTATGCTCTCCCCCGAGCGTATTGAGTTTGCGCCTTATTGGTCGTTGCGGCTTCAGGCCGGAGTGGCCGAAACACTCGGCGAAACATCGTTCAGCGACATGCTGTCGCCTGCAGCTGCATTGAGTGCGGGCTATCACTTCGCTCCCGCATGGAGCGTGAGGCTCGGAGTGAGCGGCTGGCAGGCCAAGGGCGCGTGGGTATCGCCCCGCCGTGTCTACAAGTATGACTTCATCCAGGGCAATGCCGACATCGTGATGTCGCTCTCCAACATTATAGGCGGCTTCCGCCCCGACCGTCGTGTCGACTTCTACGCCTTCCTTGGTGTGGGAGTTATCAACGCATTCAACAACGATGAGGCTGCCAACGGACTTGAATATGCCGACCAATTGAAATATCTGTGGACTGGTCACAAATGGTTTGTCGCCGGCCGTGCAGGTGTAGGCGTCGACATAAACCTGAGCCGTTACGTGGCATTCAATGTCGAGGTCAACGCCAACATGATGTCGGATCACTTCAACTCCAAGCGCGGAGGCAGCGTCGATTGGCAGTTTAACGCTCTTGCCGGCTTCACCTTCAAGTTTGGCAAGGGAACCCGCAAGGTTCCTGCCGTCTATGAAGAGCTTCCTCCGGCTCCCGTAGCCGCCGCTCCCGTAAAGGAGGAACCCAAAGTAACACCTAAACCCGTTGAACAACCTAAGCCTGAGGTGAAGGTTGAGAAAATTACCGAAAATATATTCTTCCTCATCAACTCCTCCAAGATCAGAGCATCGCAGGAGAGCAAGGTCGCAGCTGTAGTCGACTACATGAAGCGTAACCCCGGCGCGACAGTTGTAGTTACCGGATATGCCGACAAGGCCACCGGAACATCACGCTACAACAAGACTCTGTCGGAGCGTCGTGCCAAAGCCGTAAGCGATGCATTGCTCAATGCCGGAATTTCGGCCGACCGCATTTCAATGTCGGGCAAGGGCGACAGTGAACAACCGTTTGTACAGAACGATGACAACCGTGTCGTCATAATGATAGCCGAATAA
- a CDS encoding adenine-specific methyltransferase EcoRI family protein encodes MANTNLKEAKAAKNDEFYTQFHDIEIEMNAYLEYDPDVFRGKTVLLPCDDPEWSNFTRYFAAKFDELGLKKLISTSYAPDSKKYKTPYQPSLFEQEAPQFDPSKAQVKGKIFILERDKSGDGRINIDDLEWKYMDGDGDFRSKEVTELRNEADFIITNPPFSLFREFLAWIVEAGKKFAVIGNMNAITYKEVFPLIKDNKVWLGATGNGNDMVFGVPDGAKVDEKDKAKAARLGYVGNYTRLGNSCWFTSIEHGRRHEPLPLMSMADNLRFSKHKELKGKAAYDRYDNYDAIEVPFTDAIPSDYDGVMGVPISFLIKYCPEQFEILGITDRGNQWGLKTKEYTISDTPNFADLNRRGAIGSNGSLVSTYARLLIRKL; translated from the coding sequence ATGGCAAATACTAATCTAAAAGAAGCTAAGGCGGCTAAGAATGATGAGTTCTATACGCAATTTCATGACATAGAGATTGAAATGAATGCCTATCTTGAATATGACCCGGACGTGTTTAGGGGAAAGACTGTATTGCTTCCTTGTGATGACCCCGAATGGAGTAACTTTACCCGATACTTTGCTGCCAAGTTCGATGAGTTAGGCTTGAAAAAACTGATTTCTACGAGTTATGCTCCGGATAGCAAAAAATACAAAACACCTTATCAGCCCTCTTTGTTTGAGCAAGAAGCGCCTCAATTCGACCCGTCCAAGGCACAGGTAAAAGGTAAGATATTCATCTTGGAACGAGACAAAAGCGGGGACGGGCGTATCAATATTGATGACCTCGAATGGAAGTATATGGATGGTGACGGGGATTTCCGAAGCAAAGAAGTTACCGAACTTCGTAATGAAGCGGATTTTATTATCACCAATCCGCCGTTCTCCCTCTTTCGTGAGTTCTTGGCTTGGATTGTGGAAGCTGGGAAGAAGTTTGCTGTAATAGGTAACATGAACGCAATCACTTATAAAGAGGTCTTTCCCTTGATAAAAGATAACAAAGTTTGGTTAGGTGCTACAGGAAATGGAAATGATATGGTTTTTGGCGTTCCTGACGGAGCTAAAGTAGATGAGAAAGACAAGGCTAAAGCTGCAAGATTGGGATATGTCGGTAATTATACCCGATTAGGTAATTCATGTTGGTTTACCAGCATAGAGCATGGCCGTCGTCATGAACCATTGCCACTGATGAGCATGGCAGACAACCTCCGCTTTTCCAAACATAAGGAACTGAAAGGCAAAGCTGCCTATGACCGCTACGATAATTATGATGCCATTGAAGTACCTTTTACGGATGCCATTCCTTCAGATTATGATGGAGTGATGGGAGTTCCTATATCCTTTTTGATTAAGTATTGTCCGGAGCAATTTGAAATCTTAGGGATAACCGATAGGGGCAATCAATGGGGATTAAAAACCAAGGAATACACCATTTCCGACACACCTAACTTTGCGGATTTGAACCGTAGGGGAGCTATTGGGAGCAATGGCTCTTTGGTTTCAACATATGCCCGATTACTCATACGCAAATTATGA
- a CDS encoding SDR family NAD(P)-dependent oxidoreductase — protein sequence MADNYLERKMEEYRSGKGVTYRHRTTPTGARPGTLTVKFPPRRVLVTGGARGIGRTIVKAFCDAGCRVAFCDIDSKAGAATAQATGAQFHPVDVRDAAALERCMDRLLEAWGDIDVIVNNVGVSAFKPLEESSLEEWDDIMSINVRPVYITSRKLAIHRRNMGGEPHYGRIINMASTRQSMSEAGTEAYSASKGAVNSLTHALMMSLAPLGITVNSVSPGWIETGDYDALGEADHSQHPSRRVGRVDDIARACIFIALPDNDFLNGENIVIDGGMTRKMIYV from the coding sequence ATGGCTGACAACTATCTTGAACGCAAAATGGAGGAATACCGCTCGGGAAAGGGCGTGACCTACCGTCATCGCACTACTCCCACCGGGGCGCGACCGGGCACACTTACTGTAAAATTCCCTCCACGGCGGGTGCTTGTCACGGGCGGTGCTCGCGGCATAGGCCGTACCATTGTCAAGGCGTTCTGCGACGCCGGATGCCGCGTGGCGTTCTGCGACATCGACAGCAAGGCGGGAGCGGCTACGGCCCAGGCCACGGGAGCGCAGTTTCATCCCGTCGATGTGCGTGACGCCGCCGCTCTTGAGCGCTGCATGGATCGCCTGCTGGAGGCGTGGGGCGACATCGATGTTATTGTAAATAATGTGGGCGTGAGCGCGTTCAAGCCGCTTGAGGAGAGCAGCCTCGAGGAGTGGGACGACATCATGTCGATCAACGTGCGCCCCGTCTACATCACTTCGCGCAAGCTCGCCATTCATCGCCGCAACATGGGCGGTGAGCCTCATTACGGCCGCATAATCAACATGGCCTCGACCAGGCAGTCCATGAGCGAGGCCGGCACCGAGGCCTACTCGGCATCCAAGGGAGCCGTCAACTCGCTCACCCATGCGTTGATGATGTCGCTCGCTCCGCTCGGCATAACGGTCAACTCCGTGTCGCCCGGATGGATTGAAACCGGCGACTATGACGCACTCGGCGAGGCCGATCACTCCCAGCATCCGTCACGCAGGGTGGGGCGCGTCGACGACATTGCACGAGCCTGTATTTTCATCGCTTTACCCGACAATGACTTCCTAAATGGTGAAAACATTGTGATAGATGGCGGTATGACTCGTAAAATGATATATGTTTGA
- a CDS encoding tyrosine-type recombinase/integrase, which yields MNNKKTFHEVSEIWCDAKRPIVKHSTLCAYQLTLQTHLLPRFGAAENITEKDVQQFVIDKCTSGLARKTVRDIVAVLKSVIKYGNKHGIFHFEEWEIEYPTQTENKLPPTLSLNHQRILMRHLLEQPTPQNIGVLLALCTGMRIGEVCALKWEDVDFAQKTVIVKHTVGRIYNCELKSTERVHSSPKTKNSYREIPISKQLLQALKMVRKQSQSPYVVGTSTQSKEPRSYRDYFGRLLKRLDIPHLVFHGLRHTFATRCIESQCDYKTVSVILGHSNVATTLNLYVHPNLNQKKRCIDRMSNFLGIT from the coding sequence ATGAACAATAAAAAAACATTTCACGAAGTTTCCGAGATTTGGTGTGATGCAAAGCGTCCGATAGTGAAGCATTCCACCCTATGTGCTTATCAGCTTACGTTACAAACACACCTATTGCCACGATTTGGCGCTGCGGAAAATATAACAGAGAAGGATGTCCAGCAGTTTGTGATAGACAAATGTACTTCCGGATTAGCAAGAAAAACAGTCCGGGATATAGTGGCAGTGCTCAAATCTGTTATCAAATACGGGAATAAGCACGGGATTTTCCATTTTGAAGAATGGGAAATCGAATATCCTACCCAAACAGAAAACAAACTGCCGCCCACATTGTCATTAAATCATCAGCGTATATTGATGCGTCACTTGCTGGAACAGCCCACTCCACAAAATATAGGTGTACTGTTGGCTCTCTGTACCGGAATGAGAATCGGTGAGGTTTGTGCTTTGAAATGGGAAGATGTGGATTTTGCACAAAAGACAGTCATCGTGAAGCATACTGTAGGCAGAATATATAACTGTGAGTTGAAATCTACAGAAAGGGTTCACTCTTCCCCAAAAACCAAGAATTCCTATCGTGAGATTCCTATATCCAAACAGCTTCTCCAAGCGTTGAAAATGGTAAGGAAACAATCTCAATCCCCATACGTGGTAGGCACTTCCACACAATCTAAAGAGCCCCGTTCTTATCGTGATTATTTTGGCAGGTTGCTAAAACGATTGGATATTCCCCACTTGGTCTTTCATGGACTTAGGCATACATTTGCGACCCGATGTATTGAAAGCCAGTGTGATTATAAAACTGTCAGTGTCATACTCGGTCACTCAAATGTGGCAACGACACTTAATCTGTACGTTCATCCTAATCTCAATCAAAAGAAACGGTGTATTGACCGTATGAGTAATTTCTTGGGAATAACATGA
- a CDS encoding helix-turn-helix domain-containing protein, translating to MNRIKEALIEAGISQTELAKRLGKGFNMVNLYATNKVQPPIPVLYRIAEILNVDVRTLLVPNEIKK from the coding sequence ATGAATCGGATAAAAGAAGCATTGATTGAGGCGGGGATTAGTCAAACTGAATTGGCTAAACGACTTGGCAAAGGTTTTAATATGGTCAATCTATACGCCACGAACAAAGTGCAACCTCCTATACCCGTACTATACAGGATAGCGGAAATACTGAATGTGGATGTGCGTACACTTCTTGTACCTAACGAAATAAAAAAATAG
- a CDS encoding BRO-N domain-containing protein — MTQHNTIKLFEAKKVRTIWDDKDEKWYFSIVDVVAVLTDSPNPRKYWSVLKTRLKKEGSELTTNCSQLKMKSADGKMYLTDVADTQQLLRLIQSIPSPKAEPFKQWMAQVATERLNQMQDPELSINQALVDYKRLGYSDNWINQRLKSIEIRKDLTDEWKRHGLQEGVQFATLTDIIYQTWSDMTAKEYKQFKGLKKENLRDNMTNKELVLNMLAELSTKEISESKNPETFREHMDVAEAGGEIARNARMELEAKTGKAVISPLNAKTGIALNSSPEEEDTKE; from the coding sequence ATGACACAACATAATACCATCAAGCTTTTTGAAGCTAAAAAAGTCCGTACTATTTGGGACGACAAAGATGAAAAATGGTACTTTTCCATAGTGGATGTGGTGGCTGTCCTAACCGATAGCCCTAATCCTCGTAAGTATTGGAGTGTCTTGAAAACACGTTTAAAAAAAGAAGGGAGTGAGTTGACTACAAATTGTAGTCAACTGAAAATGAAATCGGCTGATGGAAAGATGTATTTAACCGATGTGGCAGATACTCAGCAGCTTCTCCGTTTGATTCAGTCTATTCCATCGCCCAAAGCAGAACCATTCAAGCAATGGATGGCACAAGTGGCGACTGAACGTCTTAACCAAATGCAAGACCCCGAACTCTCTATCAATCAAGCACTGGTGGACTATAAGCGGTTGGGGTATTCGGATAATTGGATTAATCAGCGTCTCAAATCCATAGAGATTCGTAAAGACCTCACGGATGAATGGAAGCGGCACGGATTGCAAGAGGGAGTGCAGTTTGCTACGCTGACCGATATTATTTATCAGACTTGGAGTGACATGACCGCCAAGGAATATAAGCAGTTCAAAGGTCTGAAAAAAGAGAACTTACGTGACAATATGACCAATAAGGAATTGGTGCTAAATATGTTGGCGGAACTTTCCACCAAAGAAATATCTGAAAGTAAAAATCCGGAAACATTTCGGGAACACATGGATGTGGCGGAAGCCGGTGGTGAGATTGCCCGCAATGCCCGTATGGAGTTGGAAGCCAAGACGGGTAAGGCAGTCATCAGTCCGCTGAACGCCAAGACAGGCATTGCGCTCAATTCATCTCCGGAAGAAGAAGACACAAAAGAATAA
- a CDS encoding HNH endonuclease family protein, giving the protein MKTTLHTEWTVEDICKGFTYNELEGKGLFGLDGRLTIQPEYQRHYIYNDGKRDVAVIESLLKGYPIGLIYFNRTVDGRFEVLDGQQRITSIGRFVTGKFAIKDEADNVQYFSGLPEEQQQKIMQSSLLVYECEGEEKEIKEWFKTINIVGIPLKEQELLNAIYSGEFVNAAKRVFSNSQNAEIQKWSHYIKGDVKRQDYLAEALRWICDSKGMSIDAYMSIHRHEPSTGELESYFRSVIDWVSATFTMVERDMCGLEWGRLYETYHATPYSTVHVAERVKALQADESVRCPRNIYEYVLGGEEDKKLLDIRIFEESTKRAAYKRQTEAAEKQGISNCPLCALGNNANKTRIYKLSEMDADHVTAWSKGGATSMENCEMLCKTHNRSKGNR; this is encoded by the coding sequence ATGAAGACAACATTGCATACAGAATGGACTGTCGAAGACATCTGTAAAGGATTTACCTACAACGAATTGGAAGGTAAAGGTCTGTTTGGATTGGACGGGCGGCTCACTATCCAACCCGAGTATCAACGCCATTACATCTACAACGATGGGAAACGTGATGTAGCGGTGATAGAATCCCTGCTGAAAGGTTATCCCATCGGACTAATCTATTTCAACCGGACTGTGGACGGACGATTTGAAGTACTTGACGGGCAGCAACGCATCACTTCTATCGGTCGGTTCGTTACAGGAAAATTCGCCATCAAGGATGAAGCGGATAACGTACAGTATTTCTCGGGATTGCCCGAAGAGCAGCAACAAAAGATTATGCAATCCTCTCTGCTGGTATATGAATGCGAGGGTGAAGAAAAGGAAATAAAGGAGTGGTTCAAGACCATCAATATTGTAGGCATTCCGCTCAAGGAGCAGGAATTGCTCAATGCCATCTATTCGGGCGAGTTCGTAAATGCAGCCAAGCGGGTGTTCAGTAATTCCCAAAATGCGGAAATACAGAAATGGAGTCATTATATCAAGGGAGATGTGAAACGGCAGGATTATCTGGCGGAAGCCCTCCGGTGGATTTGCGACAGTAAGGGGATGAGCATTGATGCCTATATGAGCATACACCGTCACGAGCCTTCCACGGGAGAATTGGAAAGTTATTTCCGTTCTGTGATTGACTGGGTATCGGCTACCTTTACTATGGTAGAGCGTGACATGTGCGGCTTGGAATGGGGACGGCTGTATGAAACGTACCATGCCACCCCTTATAGCACCGTCCATGTCGCGGAACGGGTAAAAGCCTTGCAAGCGGATGAAAGTGTGCGGTGTCCCCGAAATATTTACGAATATGTACTGGGTGGAGAAGAGGATAAGAAACTGCTTGACATCCGTATCTTTGAAGAATCAACCAAGCGGGCTGCTTACAAGCGTCAGACCGAAGCGGCTGAGAAACAAGGAATTTCCAATTGTCCGCTCTGTGCGTTGGGGAATAATGCCAACAAGACCCGCATTTACAAACTTTCGGAAATGGATGCCGACCATGTGACTGCATGGAGCAAGGGAGGGGCAACCAGCATGGAAAATTGCGAGATGCTTTGTAAAACCCATAATCGTTCAAAGGGAAATCGGTGA
- the folB gene encoding dihydroneopterin aldolase encodes MTTTIEINRLRLYAFHGVLPREREVGNEFEVTLHLECDMTEAMTCDRLDGTVSYADVIELVKAEMAVPSQLLEHVAWRIKSAVERDLPKVTGGYIKVAKLRPPVTAQLESAAVTLKWNNNG; translated from the coding sequence ATGACAACAACTATTGAGATCAACCGATTGAGGTTATACGCTTTTCACGGGGTGTTGCCTCGTGAACGTGAGGTGGGCAACGAGTTTGAGGTGACGCTGCACCTGGAGTGTGACATGACCGAGGCCATGACCTGCGACCGCCTCGACGGCACGGTGAGCTATGCCGATGTCATCGAGCTTGTCAAGGCCGAGATGGCTGTGCCGTCGCAGCTGCTGGAGCATGTGGCGTGGCGCATAAAGTCGGCCGTGGAGCGTGACTTACCCAAGGTGACGGGCGGATATATAAAGGTGGCCAAGCTGCGTCCGCCGGTGACCGCCCAGCTTGAATCGGCTGCCGTAACGCTAAAATGGAATAACAATGGCTGA